CACCAACGCCAGCCGCACCATGCTCATGGACCTGGAGACCCTCGACTGGGACGACGAACTGCTCGGCTTCTTCGGCGTACCCCGGGCCATGCTGCCCACCATCAACCCGTCCTCCCACCCGGAGGCGTACGGACGGACCCGCACCTCCCGGCCGCTGCGCGAGGCCATTCCCATCACCGGTGTCCTCGGCGACCAGCAGGCGGCCACCGTCGGGCAGGTCTGCTACGCGCCCGGCGAGGCGAAGAACACGTACGGAACCGGCAACTTCCTGGTGCTCAACACCGGGACGGAACTGGTCCGCTCGCAGCACGGCCTCCTGACCACCGTGGCGTACCAGTTCGGCGACAGCCCCGCGATCTACGCCCTCGAAGGATCCATCGCGGTCACCGGCTCCGCCGTGCAATGGCTGCGCGACCAGCTGAAGATCATCGGTGACGCCGCCGAGAGCGAACGTCTGGCCCGCACGGTCGAGGACAGCGGCGGCATCTACTTCGTCCCCGCCTTCTCCGGCCTGTTCGCCCCGTACTGGCGCTCCGACGCCCGCGGCGCGATCGTCGGTCTGGCCCGCTACCACGACAACGGCCACCTGGCGCGGGCCACTCTGGAGGCCATCTGCTACCAGACCCGCGACGTGGTGGAAGCCATGGAGCAGGACTCCGGTGTCCACCTCGACGTGCTCAAGGTCGACGGCGGAGTCACGGCCAACGACCTGTGCATGCAGACCCAGGCCGACGTCCTCGGCGTACCGGTCAGCCGTCCGGTCGTCGCCGAGACGACCGCGCTCGGCGCCGCCTACGCGGCCGGGCTCGCCACCGGCTTCTGGCGCGACACGGACGAACTGCGCACCCACTGGCAGGAGTCCAAGCGCTGGGCGCCCGAGTGGTCGGAGGAACGGCGCACGGAAGGGTACGAGGGCTGGAAGCGGGCGGTGGAGCGCACGCTCGACTGGGCCAAGGTCGAATAGGTTCCGGCCGATCCGGCCACGCGTGCCCACAGCACTGAGGAGGAGACCATGGTCGATCCGGTGGCCCTCTCACCCCAAGCCCGCACGCAGTCCCTCGCCGACATGGGACGGGGCGAACTCGACGTCCTCGTCGTCGGAGGCGGCGTCGTCGGCAGCGGAGCCGCCCTGGACGCCGCCACCCGGGGCCTGAGCGTCGGACTCGTCGAAGCCCGCGACTGGGCCTCGGGCACGTCCAGCCGCTCCAGCAAACTCATCCACGGCGGCCTGCGTTACCTGGAGATGCTCGACTTCCGCCTCGTCGCCGAAGCCCTCAAGGAACGGGGCCTCCTGCTCCGGTACCTCGCCCCCCACCTGGTGCGTCCGGTGCCGTTCCTCTATCCCCTGCAACACCGCCTCGCGGAGCGCCCGTACGTCGGCAGCGGCGTGCTGCTGTACGACGCGATGGCCAGGGCCTCCGGCAACTCCGGCGGCCTGCCCGTCCACCGCCACCTGAGCAAGCATCGGGCCTTGCGCGAGGCGCCCGCGCTGCGCTCCGACACCCTGGTGGGAGCCATCCAGTACTGGGACGCCCAGGTCGACGACGCCCGGCACACCCTGTTCCTCGCCCGTACGGCCGCCTCGTACGGGGTGCTGGCCACCAACCGGACCCGCGTCAGCCGCTTCCTGCGGCAGGGCGAGCGGGTGGTCGGCGCCGTGGTCACGGACCTGGAGAGCGGCGCGGAGACGGAGGTGCGGGCCAAGCAGGTCATCAACGCGACCGGGGTGTGGACGGACGACACCCAGGCCATGGCCGGCACCCGCGGCCAGTTCCACGTCCGCGCCTCCAAGGGCGTCCACCTGCTCGTCCCCCGTGACCGCATCAACTCCCGCACCGGTCTGATCCTGCGCACCGAGAAGAGCGTGCTGTTCGTCATCCCCTGGGGCCGGCACTGGATCATCGGGACCACCGACACGGACTGGACGCTCGACAAAGCCCACCCCGCGCTCAGCTCCAAGGACGTCACCTACCTGCTGGAACACGTCAACAGCGTCCTGGCCACCCCACTGGTCCCCGAGGACGTCGAGGGCGTCTACGCCGGCCTGCGCCCCCTGCTGTCCGGCGAGGCGGCGGAGACCAGCAAGCTGTCCCGGGAGCACCTCGTCGCCCATCCGGTACCCGGACTCGTCGTGGTGGCGGGCGGCAAGTACACCACGTACCGGGTGATGGCCAAGGACGCGGTCGACGAGGCCGTCCGAGGCCTGGACGAGAAGGTCCCCGACTGCATCACGCACCGCGTTCCGCTGCTGGGCGCCGACGGCTATCCGGCTCTGTGGAACTCGCGGCACCGGCTCGCCGGGCGCTCCGGGCTCCATGTCGCGCGCATCGAGCACCTCCTGAACCGCTACGGCTCCCTGGCGCCCGAACTGCTCGCCCTGGTGGCGGCCGACCCCGCACTCGGCGAGGCACTGCCGAGCTCCGACGACTACCTGAGGGTCGAGGCCGTGTACGCCGTGACCCACGAGGGAGCTCGCCACTTGGAGGATGTCCTCGCCCGGCGCACCCGGATCTCCATCGAGTCCTGGGACCGCGGGGTGGACGCGGCGCCGACCGTATCCCAGCTGATGGCGCCCCACCTGGGATGGGACCGGGCGCACCAGGACCGCGAGGTCGACCACTACCTCAAGCGCGTGGCCGCCGAGCGCGAGGCCCAGCAGCAGCCGGACGACCGGACCGCCGACGCGGTGCGGCTCGGCGCCCCCGACATCATCCCGGTGAGCTGAACGGCCGCACGCCGGGGGGGCCGCCACGGCGGACGCCGGGTAGCGGCGACGCGTCCGTGCCCCGACCATGCCCTTTCCCACACCCAACGGTCATCGGTCACCGGGCGGCCTCGCCGGCGGTACGGAGGCCGGCCTCGGCGGCGGCGGAGTTGCGGATGCGGCTGATCTCGGCGGCGACGTCCCGAGCCTCGCCAAGGTCGGTGACCTCTCCGGCGCGGGCCTCAAGCGCGCGGAGCCGGGCGGCGGTCTCCGGGTGTCGGGCAATGGCCACCTCGACGGCCCATGCCTCCGTTGGTAAGCAGCGGCCGACAGAGGGGATGGGCGTCATCCGTGTGCCTCGCTTCGCAGCCGACATGATGCAGACCGTCGCCGTGCGTGTCAGCGTGATCCGAGAGGAATCCGTACCCCACGCATCAAGAGGAGTCGCCGTCATGGACGGTTCGCAGGACAAGCGTCAGGAGTCGGGCAAGGGCCGCGAGGCGCAGGAACAGCATCGCCGCCCCGGAGACCCCGCGCAGCCCCAGCCGGGCAAGCAGTCCCGTGAGAAGGGACAGAAGCCCGGCCAGAAGGAGACCTCGCGCCGCCGCGAGGACGACCTGCTGCGCGAAGAGGACCTGCACGACGAGGGGCTCTGACCAGCGCACCACACGCCCGGAACCCGGCCGGGTGATCGGCCCGAGATGCCCCGTCAACACGCTGATCAGCGCCGGAAGATCGGTTCCGATGTCGCGGGTGCGCGGCCACCACGCACCGTCCAGGAGCCCTGGAGGGCCGCCACGGCTCCCGTCATCCGGTCTTGAAAGAAGGCCCAGGTCACAGACCTGGGCCTTCTCTATTGCCTAGACCTCCGTCGGCTACTTGGGCAGGCCTACCACCCGCGGCAGGTGCAGCGAGTGCGCCGCACCGCCCCCGGGCAGCGCGCTGCCATGAGGTCGGGCCCACCAACGCATGCCGTCTGCGCGAGACTTCGGACTTGGCCCCGCGGGCCGTGGTCGCCCACGGATGCCCGCCGGTTCAGCGGTGCGGCAGCAGCGGACGCCCGGCCTCGGTGACTGCGAAGTGCACGGACTTCTGATCGCAGCGCGGCCGGCGCCTCGCCTTCACCGCCGGCCCCCCGTCGCGTCCGCCGGGTCGACGGCCTCGGGACCTGAGCCGCTGATCTCGCACGTCAAGCGGATCAGATCCAGCCTGTCCGCGCGTGCTCCCCACTGTGACCACGCAACCGATTCGCACGGACGTGCGATACATCTGCCTTCCTGACGCTGCGTCACTCATGCAGCCCCTTTTTTCCGATTTGTGGTCTATTGCTGTGAAATATGCGTGAATACTGCCGGGTGACGGCGCATCACCACCCCTGACAGGGAGTCGTTCTGCGGGTCCCCCTGCTCAGGGTGAGCCTGCGCGCCGACGCAGGTAGGGAGCTTGCGGCCCTGAGCAGTCATCGTCGCGGGCGCTCGGAACCCTCCTTCGGGAGGACTGAGGATCGAAGCAACAAGAAAGGTCCTGCTATGGCATTGGATGTCATCCGGTCGGCTCCACCCGACACAAGCCCTCAACGCAATCTGCTCAAACGGGGAGCCTTTGTACTGCTCCCCGCAGCGCTCCTGGCGTCGGCCGCCCTGGTCCCGACCCTCGCCCACGCCGCAGAAGCCCCCGTGTTGCTGGGGACCACCGCCAGTTACGGGGTCCTGGCCGGTTCGACGGTCACCAACACGAACCCCTCCGTCATCAACGGCGACCTGGGCCTCTATCCGGGCACATCGGTGACCGGCTTCCCGCCCGGCATCGTCAACGGAGTGACGCGCGTAGCCCCCAACGCCGCCGCCGCTCAGGCGAAGTCCGACCTCGTCGTCGCCTACGACGACGCGGCAGGCCGGGGGCCCGGGACCATTCTCGCTTCGGACGAGATCGGCGGACTGACGCTGGCACCCGGCGTCTACACGGCCCCGGCGTCCCCGCCGTCCCTGCAACTCACCGGGACGGTCACCCTCGACGGCGAGGGCGACCCCAACTCCGTCTTCATCTTCCGGATCCCCTCGACCCTGACCACGGCTTCGTCGAGTTCCGTGGCCTTCATCAACGGAGCAAATGCCTGCAACGTGTTCTGGCAGGTGGGCAGCTCCGCCACCCTCGGCACGACCACCCAGTTCAAGGGCACCATCCTGGCCATGCAGTCCATCACGCTGAACAACAGCGCCGTGATCGAAGGCCGCGCCCTGGCGCGTGAGGCCGCGGTCACGATGGACAACAACACCATTACGAGGCCGACCTGCGCCGTTGGTCCTCCCGGTCCGAGCGGTCCTCCCGGCCCGACCGGCAGCCCCGGCCCGACCGGCAGCCCCGGCCCGACCGGTGCCCCCGGCCCGACCGGTGCCCCCGGCCCGACCGGTGCCCCCGGCCCGACCGGTGCCCCCGGCCCGACGGGCGCCCCTGGCGCTCCCGGTGCCCCTGGCGCCCCCGGCCCGACCGGCAGCCCTGGCGCCCCCGGCGCCCCTGGCGCTCCCGGTGCCCCCGGCCCGACCGGCGCCCCCGGCGCTCCCGGTGCCCCCGGTGCCCCCGGTGCCCCCGGCCCGACCGGCAGCCCCGGCGCCCCCGGCGCTCCCGGCGCTCCCGGATCCCCCGGCGCCCCCGGTGCTCCCGGATCCCCCGGCGCCCCCGGTGCCCCCGGTGCCCCCGGTGCCCCCGGCCCGACCGGCAGCCCCGGCGCCCCCGGCGCCCCTGGCGCTCCCGGATCCCCCGGCGCCCCCGGTGCCCCCGGCCCGACCGGCAGCCCCGGCGCCCCCGGCGCTCCCGGATCCCCCGGCGCCCCCGGCCCGACGGGCAGCCCCGGCGCCCCCGGTGCTCCCGGCCCGACGGGACCCGCAGGACCCGCAGGACCTGTCGGACCCAAGGGACCCAAGGGACCCAAGGGGCCTCGCGGTGACAAGGGCGAGAAGGGGCACCACGGCCACGACAAGGACAAGGACAAGGACAAGGACAAGGACAAGGGCGGGAACGGCCACCACGACAAGGACAAGGACAAGGGCGAAAACGGCCGCGACGACCACGACAAGGACGAGGACGGCGACCACGACAAGGGCGAGAACGGGAACGGTCAGGACGACCACGACGAGGGCAAGCCGCCGTGGGCCGACTTCCTGCCGAACGGCCAAGACGCTGATCCCGGCGACGAGGGTCCCCGCCACGCGGCCAAGAGCGTCAACTTCGCCCACGTGAGCGCCGCCACCGGCCAGCAGCCGGCGGGGGCCGGCTCAAGCAGCGGGACCGGCATCATGGCCGCCTCTGCAGCAGCGCTGGCATTCGTCGGAGGCTCGGTCCTCTTCACCATGAAGAGAATCCGGCGAGGTACGACAACCCGACAGGACTAGCCCATCGCAGACTTGACCGCGTCACGCCCCTGACCCTTCGGGTCTCGAGCACTCGGCCGGATCGGCCAACGCTCCGCACTCCCGTCACCGACTGCTGCTTACGGGTCGGCGGCAGGGGCTGAAGCTCGGTCAAGCACGTAGGACGTCCCGTCCGCCGTTCGGCGGCTGAGCCCCTGGACACATCGTCCAGGGGCTCAGTGGCGCTCGCGAGTGATCAGTTCCGAGATCGGCCCTCACGTCATCCCTGGCCGGCGTACGCCTTCATGACTTCGTCGATGAAATGCCGGGTACTGTCCGGGCTCAGCGCCTGAGCCTGCAAGTGCGCATACAGATCTCCGTAGAGCCGCACGTCGGAACGTTTCTCCAGATAGAGGTCGCTGGTGAGCCTTTCCAGATACACCACGCTTGCATCGGTGGCGTCGGCGAACTCGAGCAGCGAGAACTGTCCTGAGACACCCGGGTGCGCACCCACACCGTGAGGGAGAACCTGCATGGTGATGTGCGGCTGGGCACCGAGGTGGATCAGATGGTCCAGCTGCTTGCGCATGACCTCGCGGCTGCCCACGACGCGCCGCAGCGCCGATTCGTCCAGTACGGCCCATAAGCGCAGCGGGTTCCGCGGGGCTCCCAGCCGGTCCTGGCGCCGCAGCCGCACCTGGAGGTGTGCGGCGGCCTGTTCGGGGGTGACATGAGGGATCGTTCCTGCAATGACCGCCCGGGCATAGGCGGGGGTCTGCAGCAGGCCGGGGATCACCAGCGGCTCGTAGAGCCGGATCGCGGCCGCCTCGGCCTCCAGACCGATGTAGGCGCCGTGCGGAATGTCGCCGTAGGAGTTCCACCAGCCCTGCTGACCCGATTCCCTGGCCAGCTGCATCAGATGGTCGACCCGCCGCTGGTCCTGAACTCCGTACAGCGCGCAGAGATCGCGCACATCGCGCGGCTTGATGAGACGGCGGCCGTTCTCCAGCAGGCTGATCTTGG
The Streptomyces sp. NBC_01296 DNA segment above includes these coding regions:
- the glpK gene encoding glycerol kinase GlpK, yielding MADFVGAVDQGTTSTRFMIFDHAGNEVARHQLEHSQILPRSGWVEHDPVEIWERTNSVIQNALRHGNLDASDLAAVGITNQRETTVVWDPRTGRPYYNAIVWQDTRTDSIAAALERGGQGDIIRRKAGLPPATYFSGGKIQWILENVDGVREAAEQGHALFGNTDCWVLWNLTGGPDGGVHATDVTNASRTMLMDLETLDWDDELLGFFGVPRAMLPTINPSSHPEAYGRTRTSRPLREAIPITGVLGDQQAATVGQVCYAPGEAKNTYGTGNFLVLNTGTELVRSQHGLLTTVAYQFGDSPAIYALEGSIAVTGSAVQWLRDQLKIIGDAAESERLARTVEDSGGIYFVPAFSGLFAPYWRSDARGAIVGLARYHDNGHLARATLEAICYQTRDVVEAMEQDSGVHLDVLKVDGGVTANDLCMQTQADVLGVPVSRPVVAETTALGAAYAAGLATGFWRDTDELRTHWQESKRWAPEWSEERRTEGYEGWKRAVERTLDWAKVE
- a CDS encoding glycerol-3-phosphate dehydrogenase/oxidase gives rise to the protein MVDPVALSPQARTQSLADMGRGELDVLVVGGGVVGSGAALDAATRGLSVGLVEARDWASGTSSRSSKLIHGGLRYLEMLDFRLVAEALKERGLLLRYLAPHLVRPVPFLYPLQHRLAERPYVGSGVLLYDAMARASGNSGGLPVHRHLSKHRALREAPALRSDTLVGAIQYWDAQVDDARHTLFLARTAASYGVLATNRTRVSRFLRQGERVVGAVVTDLESGAETEVRAKQVINATGVWTDDTQAMAGTRGQFHVRASKGVHLLVPRDRINSRTGLILRTEKSVLFVIPWGRHWIIGTTDTDWTLDKAHPALSSKDVTYLLEHVNSVLATPLVPEDVEGVYAGLRPLLSGEAAETSKLSREHLVAHPVPGLVVVAGGKYTTYRVMAKDAVDEAVRGLDEKVPDCITHRVPLLGADGYPALWNSRHRLAGRSGLHVARIEHLLNRYGSLAPELLALVAADPALGEALPSSDDYLRVEAVYAVTHEGARHLEDVLARRTRISIESWDRGVDAAPTVSQLMAPHLGWDRAHQDREVDHYLKRVAAEREAQQQPDDRTADAVRLGAPDIIPVS
- a CDS encoding ice-binding family protein, which produces MLLGTTASYGVLAGSTVTNTNPSVINGDLGLYPGTSVTGFPPGIVNGVTRVAPNAAAAQAKSDLVVAYDDAAGRGPGTILASDEIGGLTLAPGVYTAPASPPSLQLTGTVTLDGEGDPNSVFIFRIPSTLTTASSSSVAFINGANACNVFWQVGSSATLGTTTQFKGTILAMQSITLNNSAVIEGRALAREAAVTMDNNTITRPTCAVGPPGPSGPPGPTGSPGPTGSPGPTGAPGPTGAPGPTGAPGPTGAPGPTGAPGAPGAPGAPGPTGSPGAPGAPGAPGAPGPTGAPGAPGAPGAPGAPGPTGSPGAPGAPGAPGSPGAPGAPGSPGAPGAPGAPGAPGPTGSPGAPGAPGAPGSPGAPGAPGPTGSPGAPGAPGSPGAPGPTGSPGAPGAPGPTGPAGPAGPVGPKGPKGPKGPRGDKGEKGHHGHDKDKDKDKDKDKGGNGHHDKDKDKGENGRDDHDKDEDGDHDKGENGNGQDDHDEGKPPWADFLPNGQDADPGDEGPRHAAKSVNFAHVSAATGQQPAGAGSSSGTGIMAASAAALAFVGGSVLFTMKRIRRGTTTRQD
- a CDS encoding helix-turn-helix domain-containing protein, whose translation is MSATVNPTVSRRRLGSELRRLREISGMTTQQVTERLLISQPKISLLENGRRLIKPRDVRDLCALYGVQDQRRVDHLMQLARESGQQGWWNSYGDIPHGAYIGLEAEAAAIRLYEPLVIPGLLQTPAYARAVIAGTIPHVTPEQAAAHLQVRLRRQDRLGAPRNPLRLWAVLDESALRRVVGSREVMRKQLDHLIHLGAQPHITMQVLPHGVGAHPGVSGQFSLLEFADATDASVVYLERLTSDLYLEKRSDVRLYGDLYAHLQAQALSPDSTRHFIDEVMKAYAGQG